A stretch of the Actinomyces faecalis genome encodes the following:
- a CDS encoding DUF4258 domain-containing protein, with the protein MRLTYRYSKHGRQRARGRSITHEEIDQALNNPERTEPGNAPDRMRYVSHPMEDGYRIVVVASHPPNYMGVVTIVTCIAKSPNAPR; encoded by the coding sequence ATGAGGCTCACCTACCGCTACTCCAAGCATGGACGGCAGCGCGCTCGCGGGCGCAGTATCACGCACGAGGAGATCGACCAGGCCCTGAACAACCCTGAGCGCACTGAGCCGGGTAACGCGCCGGACCGTATGAGGTACGTCTCGCATCCTATGGAGGACGGGTACAGGATCGTTGTGGTTGCTTCGCACCCACCGAACTACATGGGGGTGGTGACAATCGTGACATGCATCGCGAAAAGCCCCAATGCTCCCAGATAA
- a CDS encoding DUF6941 family protein produces the protein MIDLDYAMLADYAAIQESKLTVVGASFTRVLVEQVPMQAFLAVAGRIRCDEPDRRDIGLTVRVISPGDEPLVIEATNRLDASEEAHPPYSGHRRGIVFAVQIAIPLLVAGTYTVEIDIDETEGVDRTLKFEVAFLEQAQDSER, from the coding sequence ATGATTGATCTCGACTACGCGATGCTTGCGGACTATGCCGCGATCCAGGAGTCAAAGCTGACTGTGGTGGGCGCATCATTCACGCGGGTACTGGTTGAGCAAGTGCCGATGCAGGCATTCCTAGCGGTGGCTGGACGCATCCGGTGCGACGAGCCGGACCGCAGGGACATTGGGTTGACAGTGAGAGTGATCTCCCCAGGTGATGAGCCGCTGGTCATTGAGGCAACCAACCGCCTGGACGCGTCCGAGGAAGCCCACCCGCCGTACTCGGGGCACAGGCGGGGCATCGTCTTCGCCGTCCAGATCGCTATCCCACTGCTCGTAGCAGGCACGTACACGGTTGAGATTGACATTGATGAGACTGAGGGAGTGGATCGGACACTGAAGTTCGAGGTGGCGTTCCTGGAGCAGGCTCAGGACAGTGAACGATGA
- a CDS encoding ImmA/IrrE family metallo-endopeptidase, producing MLVWQQARADAESVARGYDRDGVFPRDVKTIAEMIGLEVIIAPLTEDTSGLIIKRNKYSNPQIYVDSTELEVRQRFTIAHEIGHYFERMNADDSEYSFVDRRGSGQYDLHEFYADEFAGTLLMPQEEIQRLREAGKTAVEMAAHFGVSVAAMNTRLKRIDIADQTRNDQ from the coding sequence GTGCTGGTATGGCAGCAGGCGCGCGCGGACGCAGAGTCCGTGGCACGTGGCTATGACCGTGATGGCGTCTTCCCTCGCGACGTTAAGACGATCGCAGAGATGATCGGCCTAGAGGTCATCATCGCCCCGCTGACTGAGGACACCTCTGGCCTCATCATCAAGCGCAATAAGTACTCAAACCCTCAGATCTACGTCGACTCGACTGAGCTTGAGGTGCGTCAACGCTTCACGATCGCCCACGAGATCGGGCACTACTTCGAGCGCATGAACGCCGATGACAGTGAGTACTCCTTCGTAGACCGGCGAGGCTCCGGCCAGTACGACCTACACGAGTTCTACGCAGACGAGTTCGCCGGAACCCTGCTCATGCCGCAGGAAGAGATCCAGCGTCTACGAGAGGCTGGGAAGACAGCTGTCGAGATGGCGGCACACTTCGGCGTATCAGTGGCAGCCATGAACACCCGTCTAAAGCGCATCGACATCGCTGATCAAACCAGGAATGACCAGTGA
- a CDS encoding CopG family transcriptional regulator: MTTSKPTSEMTGAELDAHLGLDTARYERLAHEYESDAFPDDCHTSVVRGRPRILGEETATLTLRVPRGLADALTDKAQREGVSRSALIRTALAQAV; the protein is encoded by the coding sequence ATGACCACCAGCAAGCCAACCAGCGAGATGACCGGTGCCGAGCTCGACGCCCACCTCGGGCTCGACACCGCGCGCTACGAGCGCCTGGCCCACGAGTACGAGAGCGACGCCTTCCCGGACGACTGCCACACGAGCGTGGTGCGTGGTCGCCCACGCATCCTGGGGGAGGAGACAGCCACGCTGACCCTGCGCGTACCACGAGGCCTGGCTGACGCCCTGACCGACAAGGCTCAACGCGAGGGCGTCTCACGCTCCGCCCTCATCCGCACCGCGCTCGCCCAGGCTGTCTGA
- a CDS encoding collagen-like protein, which produces MTDTEQIAAPPLPWARLGGRVVLPDGTAPASGTLSLDPDPCSPRAVLEGGRVLVAHRARATLDQHGRLTSTGTGGVGRAWVDVVGCQAPGVEPGGEWTYLLRLVAPGVDWRSHVVLRAGQVYDLADLVPQAAYEGDAVTVAEGAARAAQAAAQAAAGDLSAVREAVEAGRLTGPRGETGPTGPQGPTGPQGQTGPRGQAGPTGPQGGTGPAGPTGPQGETGPQGVPGPRGETGPQGPTGPQGVPGPRGETGPQGERGPTGSPSHMQVVGPGRPDVGAVPPDLAEQVRTAPVGSTYVSTDGAGVGAWVWRRRPTGWVVVDGDTGWRDVTAWARTVNPGLLLDGYQVRLCGGRVDLRWRKANWALVTESEGGFKGRLPVPGELAPLIMAKHPASHTWTDYTVGSSSGTNLHAYVTGGGASWMLTTAASAHLSLPLPAGTWPLSLPGTPT; this is translated from the coding sequence ATGACCGACACTGAGCAGATCGCTGCCCCTCCGCTGCCGTGGGCGCGCCTTGGCGGGCGGGTGGTGCTGCCTGACGGTACCGCCCCTGCCAGCGGCACCCTGTCCCTGGACCCTGACCCCTGCTCCCCCAGGGCCGTGCTGGAGGGTGGCCGGGTGCTGGTGGCCCACCGGGCGCGCGCCACCCTCGACCAGCACGGCCGCCTGACCAGCACCGGCACGGGCGGGGTGGGCCGGGCCTGGGTGGACGTGGTCGGCTGCCAGGCCCCCGGCGTGGAGCCGGGCGGTGAGTGGACCTACCTGCTGCGCCTGGTCGCCCCCGGGGTGGACTGGCGCTCCCACGTGGTGCTGCGCGCCGGGCAGGTCTACGACCTGGCCGACCTGGTACCGCAGGCCGCGTATGAGGGTGACGCGGTGACGGTGGCTGAGGGCGCGGCACGCGCCGCCCAGGCCGCCGCCCAGGCCGCCGCCGGGGACCTGTCGGCGGTGCGTGAGGCCGTGGAGGCCGGACGCCTGACCGGCCCCAGGGGCGAGACCGGACCCACCGGCCCCCAAGGCCCTACCGGACCCCAGGGCCAGACAGGCCCCAGGGGCCAGGCGGGACCCACCGGCCCCCAGGGCGGGACCGGACCAGCAGGCCCCACCGGCCCCCAGGGCGAGACAGGCCCCCAGGGCGTGCCTGGGCCTAGGGGTGAGACAGGCCCCCAGGGCCCCACCGGACCCCAGGGCGTGCCTGGGCCCCGGGGTGAGACAGGCCCCCAGGGTGAGCGCGGCCCTACCGGGTCACCCTCGCACATGCAGGTCGTGGGGCCGGGCCGCCCCGACGTGGGGGCCGTGCCCCCTGACCTGGCCGAGCAGGTGCGCACCGCACCCGTGGGCTCCACCTACGTGTCGACTGACGGCGCCGGTGTGGGGGCCTGGGTGTGGCGCAGGCGCCCCACCGGCTGGGTCGTGGTCGACGGCGACACCGGCTGGCGAGATGTCACGGCCTGGGCCAGGACCGTCAATCCTGGCCTGCTGCTCGACGGCTACCAGGTCCGTCTGTGCGGTGGGCGCGTCGACCTGCGGTGGAGGAAGGCCAACTGGGCGCTGGTCACCGAGAGCGAGGGCGGATTCAAGGGCCGTCTGCCAGTACCTGGCGAGCTCGCCCCGCTCATCATGGCCAAGCACCCTGCCTCTCACACGTGGACGGACTACACGGTCGGCTCCAGCAGCGGGACCAACCTCCACGCCTACGTCACCGGTGGTGGCGCGTCATGGATGCTGACCACCGCCGCCAGCGCCCACCTGAGCCTGCCCCTGCCAGCAGGCACCTGGCCACTGTCCCTACCCGGCACACCCACCTAG
- a CDS encoding CHAP domain-containing protein yields the protein MSVQQQVLARAASRIGYYAPRDPQVGSEAARYWYHRGKGAWLLGPSNRIWWCMLFVAMCLDECGQVGAIGGYSSHTDTTIAQARRAGCRLVPVAQAQPGDVVIFNWDGGPTDHVGLVERNLGGGVLQTIEGNTSSGAAGSQSAGNGVWRRRRSRGIAAVIRPNYTGTAAPAQPAQASGLAVDGVIGPATIRALQSVLGTPVDGEVWGQWAPNRKYAPAAGGGWVWDRSGAGSPVVRALQSALGVSADGVLGPDTVRAWQSRLGVAVDGYLGAVTARAVQTALNNGRVW from the coding sequence ATGAGCGTCCAGCAGCAGGTCCTCGCCCGCGCCGCCTCACGTATCGGCTACTACGCTCCCCGTGACCCGCAGGTCGGCTCCGAGGCCGCCCGGTACTGGTACCACCGTGGAAAGGGGGCCTGGCTCCTCGGACCGTCCAACAGGATCTGGTGGTGCATGCTGTTCGTGGCCATGTGCCTGGACGAGTGCGGCCAGGTCGGTGCGATCGGCGGCTACTCCTCGCACACGGACACCACGATCGCCCAGGCGCGTCGAGCCGGCTGCCGTCTCGTGCCCGTCGCCCAGGCCCAGCCCGGCGATGTCGTGATCTTCAACTGGGACGGTGGCCCCACCGACCACGTGGGCCTGGTCGAGCGGAACCTGGGCGGCGGGGTCCTGCAGACCATCGAGGGCAACACCTCGTCCGGGGCGGCAGGGTCCCAGTCGGCGGGCAACGGTGTGTGGCGTCGTCGTCGCAGCCGTGGCATCGCGGCGGTCATCCGCCCCAACTACACCGGCACCGCAGCCCCCGCTCAGCCCGCCCAGGCCAGTGGCCTGGCGGTGGACGGTGTGATCGGCCCGGCCACCATCCGTGCCCTCCAGTCTGTCCTGGGAACGCCCGTGGACGGGGAGGTCTGGGGCCAGTGGGCACCTAACCGGAAGTATGCGCCGGCTGCTGGCGGCGGCTGGGTCTGGGACCGCTCCGGCGCCGGGTCCCCGGTCGTCCGTGCTCTCCAGTCCGCCCTGGGCGTGAGCGCTGACGGGGTCCTGGGCCCGGACACGGTCCGGGCGTGGCAGTCCCGCCTGGGCGTGGCCGTGGACGGCTACCTGGGTGCGGTCACGGCCCGCGCGGTCCAGACCGCCCTCAACAACGGACGGGTGTGGTGA
- a CDS encoding carbohydrate-binding protein: MITEDRLRAMTDEQWAQAWPLMSAEAMRRTTMATARATAEQAAADYAAAVIVPDTVPDVSDMDTTAVIGPGEHLTVRGVEWVNASGAWLSPHTAGPADYPTGWRHAAPEDVATADPWAPSTKYEADALVTHSGQTYRCIQPHTSQTGWEPPDTPALWTLA; the protein is encoded by the coding sequence ATGATCACCGAGGACCGGCTACGCGCCATGACCGACGAGCAGTGGGCCCAGGCGTGGCCGCTGATGTCAGCGGAGGCCATGCGACGCACCACCATGGCCACGGCCCGTGCCACCGCCGAGCAGGCAGCAGCCGACTACGCCGCCGCCGTCATCGTCCCGGACACCGTCCCAGACGTGTCCGACATGGACACCACCGCCGTCATCGGCCCAGGCGAGCACCTCACCGTCAGGGGAGTCGAGTGGGTCAATGCGTCCGGTGCATGGCTGTCGCCGCACACCGCAGGCCCAGCCGACTACCCGACGGGATGGCGTCACGCCGCCCCAGAGGACGTGGCCACGGCCGACCCCTGGGCACCCAGTACCAAGTACGAGGCAGACGCACTCGTCACCCACAGTGGCCAGACCTACCGGTGCATCCAGCCCCACACCTCACAGACCGGCTGGGAGCCCCCCGATACTCCCGCCCTGTGGACCCTCGCCTGA
- a CDS encoding tape measure protein has translation MAGAFQAGTVFVDVVPSLKGFYKTVSNETRTAATRAGGEAGKACSDSFTKSATTAGKDVANALTDPLGKSTERLRTEAATAGQALASAQETAARSTQTLTDARTKEAEAASKVQAAEKALATARASGNADDVARAETALASATKDAQAAFKAADTAAAAHSKALGEVELKTRAADAANDALAASEGRQGAEARQAGRAAREAAEGIEKMDRAADSADGAVRRSGTALGSFRGLVRQAMGPLAALGAAIGIGGLASEAMDASDATDKFKSTLRFADVDTSTIEALAASTKKYADETVYELSDIQSITSQLASNGVDGYDRLAEAAGNLNAVAGGNADTFKSVGMVLTQTAGQGKLTTENFNQLSDAIPGASGKIQQALAEAGAYTGNFRDAMAEGQITAEEFNQAILALGMTDVAREAATSTSTMEGAWGNFQATLVSGVKDIIEDVKPALTSGLSAMSDAAGAAFAWVQDTLVPALQSAWESVGPMVSELASVAGGVVSRVPGIVAQVVQGLEDLFSWASRNRDVLAPLGVALGVAAGGLTALVAAHRAHNAVMAAGGLLRWVKGLSLFTKATNIAKAAQAAFNVVMNLNPLGLIVTAITAVVAGVVWFATQTDTGRAVVAAAWQAIKDAVAAVVDWFRTTLVPVLSTVWEGVKTGFTAVKDTVTAVWDAIMAAVQTVVGWFQTWVLPVIELVGAMLTAPFLGLMVAVKAAWNGIMAGVRVVVGWFQTWVLPVISFVIDLYVAYFNLLKTVVLAVWNGIMAGVRVVVAWFQAWVWPAISAVIDWVSAGFTAMKDSVATAWNAVRTAVEVVKNWFTGTLWPAISGVIDNVKTGFENMKTAVATAWDGIKAAAAKPINFVIGTVYTDGIKKTFDTIAEKVGLSIRMPSVSKIPGYATGGQFRTMTPGYTPGKDVYTFYSPDGGGALRLSGGEGIIRPDALRALGGRTWLDAVNASRGRGLSTVGDGGARRGQVAFAEGGIWDRVRGSASAAWSWVKDTASAVADIVSDPLGAITDLVISPARTLLSSLTSTAWGQIAAGIPPMLFEGIKSIFKTKVDESGIGGGAGLVGAARRAIGVPYVWGGSSIPPGLDCSGLVYWAAQQLGLGWPRLTAAGYQSGSTPVSMSQAVPGDLLFWGSPAHHVAIYSGPGRMVEEPREGLSGRETAIWGSPTVGRYRGSRKYDAGGWLHPGLTTAVNHTGQREAVLTARQWDDISTLATRGTDNPLASLDGVSLQLVLDDGTSLAAHLEATTTRLLATRRSVTGRRR, from the coding sequence GTGGCAGGCGCGTTCCAGGCCGGCACCGTCTTCGTCGACGTCGTCCCCTCCCTCAAAGGCTTCTACAAGACCGTCTCCAACGAGACCCGCACCGCCGCCACCAGGGCAGGAGGAGAGGCCGGCAAGGCCTGCTCCGACTCCTTCACCAAGTCCGCCACCACCGCCGGCAAGGACGTCGCCAACGCCCTGACCGACCCCCTGGGCAAGTCCACCGAGCGTCTGCGCACCGAGGCCGCCACAGCCGGCCAGGCACTGGCCTCCGCCCAGGAGACCGCCGCCAGGTCCACCCAGACCCTCACCGACGCACGCACCAAGGAGGCCGAGGCAGCCAGCAAGGTCCAGGCAGCCGAGAAGGCCCTGGCCACCGCACGCGCCTCGGGCAACGCCGACGACGTCGCCCGAGCCGAGACGGCCCTGGCCTCCGCCACCAAGGACGCCCAGGCCGCCTTCAAGGCAGCCGACACCGCCGCCGCAGCCCACTCCAAGGCCCTGGGAGAGGTCGAGCTCAAGACCCGCGCAGCCGACGCCGCCAACGACGCGCTCGCGGCCTCAGAGGGTAGGCAGGGGGCTGAGGCTCGTCAGGCTGGGCGTGCTGCCCGTGAGGCGGCCGAGGGCATCGAGAAGATGGACCGTGCCGCTGACTCGGCGGACGGGGCGGTGCGTCGCTCTGGCACGGCACTGGGCTCCTTCCGGGGACTGGTGCGTCAGGCGATGGGACCTCTGGCGGCCCTGGGCGCGGCGATCGGTATCGGCGGCCTGGCGTCGGAGGCGATGGACGCCTCGGACGCGACCGACAAGTTCAAGTCGACGCTGCGGTTCGCGGACGTCGACACCTCCACGATCGAGGCGCTTGCTGCCTCGACGAAGAAGTACGCCGACGAGACCGTCTACGAGCTGTCTGACATCCAGTCGATCACCTCCCAGCTGGCCTCTAACGGCGTGGACGGCTATGACCGGCTGGCTGAGGCTGCCGGGAACCTGAACGCGGTAGCGGGTGGCAACGCCGACACCTTCAAGTCCGTGGGGATGGTGCTGACCCAGACCGCTGGTCAGGGGAAGCTGACCACGGAGAACTTCAACCAGCTGTCCGACGCGATCCCGGGTGCCAGCGGGAAGATCCAGCAGGCCCTGGCTGAGGCCGGGGCGTACACGGGCAACTTCCGTGACGCCATGGCCGAGGGGCAGATCACCGCCGAGGAGTTCAACCAGGCGATCCTGGCCCTGGGCATGACGGACGTGGCCCGTGAGGCTGCGACGTCGACGTCGACCATGGAGGGAGCCTGGGGAAACTTCCAGGCGACCCTGGTCTCCGGGGTCAAGGACATCATCGAGGACGTCAAGCCGGCCCTGACCAGTGGCCTGTCGGCGATGTCCGACGCCGCCGGGGCGGCATTCGCCTGGGTCCAGGACACCCTTGTCCCCGCGCTGCAGAGCGCGTGGGAGTCAGTCGGACCGATGGTCTCTGAGCTGGCGTCGGTCGCTGGCGGCGTGGTCTCACGTGTGCCCGGCATCGTCGCGCAGGTCGTCCAGGGCCTGGAAGACCTGTTCTCCTGGGCCTCGCGCAACCGTGACGTGCTGGCGCCGCTGGGTGTGGCCCTAGGAGTGGCCGCTGGTGGGCTGACGGCTCTGGTGGCAGCTCACAGGGCCCACAACGCCGTCATGGCGGCAGGTGGCCTGCTCAGGTGGGTCAAGGGTCTGTCCCTGTTCACCAAGGCCACCAACATCGCCAAGGCCGCGCAGGCAGCCTTCAACGTGGTGATGAACCTCAACCCCCTGGGCCTGATCGTCACCGCGATCACCGCGGTGGTGGCGGGGGTGGTGTGGTTCGCCACCCAGACCGACACCGGGCGCGCGGTCGTGGCCGCGGCCTGGCAGGCCATCAAGGACGCTGTCGCGGCGGTGGTGGACTGGTTCCGCACCACCCTCGTGCCTGTCCTGTCCACGGTGTGGGAGGGCGTCAAGACCGGGTTCACCGCCGTCAAGGACACCGTCACGGCCGTGTGGGACGCCATCATGGCGGCTGTCCAGACGGTTGTGGGCTGGTTCCAGACCTGGGTCCTGCCCGTCATCGAGCTGGTCGGGGCGATGCTCACCGCCCCGTTCCTGGGCCTCATGGTGGCCGTCAAGGCCGCTTGGAACGGGATCATGGCGGGGGTCCGAGTGGTGGTGGGCTGGTTCCAGACCTGGGTCCTGCCCGTCATTTCCTTCGTGATCGACCTGTACGTCGCCTACTTCAACCTCCTCAAGACGGTTGTCTTGGCGGTCTGGAACGGGATCATGGCGGGGGTCCGAGTCGTGGTGGCCTGGTTCCAGGCCTGGGTGTGGCCGGCCATCTCAGCTGTCATCGACTGGGTGTCTGCCGGGTTCACCGCGATGAAGGACTCCGTGGCCACGGCCTGGAACGCCGTCAGGACCGCGGTCGAGGTGGTCAAGAACTGGTTCACCGGCACACTGTGGCCGGCGATCTCCGGCGTGATCGACAACGTCAAGACCGGCTTCGAGAACATGAAGACGGCTGTGGCCACCGCCTGGGACGGCATCAAGGCCGCAGCGGCCAAGCCGATCAACTTCGTCATCGGTACCGTCTACACCGACGGGATCAAGAAGACCTTCGACACGATCGCGGAGAAGGTCGGCCTGTCCATCCGCATGCCGTCGGTCTCCAAGATCCCTGGCTACGCCACCGGCGGCCAGTTCCGGACCATGACACCGGGATACACCCCCGGCAAGGACGTCTACACCTTCTACTCGCCTGACGGCGGGGGAGCGCTGCGCCTGTCCGGTGGTGAGGGGATCATCCGCCCCGACGCCCTACGCGCCCTGGGAGGCCGCACCTGGCTGGACGCGGTCAACGCCTCCCGCGGTCGCGGCCTGTCCACGGTCGGTGACGGCGGAGCCCGCCGCGGCCAGGTCGCCTTCGCCGAGGGAGGCATCTGGGACCGTGTCAGGGGCTCGGCCTCCGCAGCCTGGTCGTGGGTCAAGGACACCGCGTCCGCCGTGGCGGACATCGTCTCCGACCCGCTCGGCGCGATCACCGACCTGGTCATCAGCCCCGCCAGGACCCTCCTGTCGTCCCTGACCTCCACCGCCTGGGGGCAGATCGCCGCCGGCATCCCACCGATGCTCTTCGAGGGCATCAAGTCGATCTTCAAGACCAAGGTGGATGAGTCCGGGATCGGCGGGGGAGCAGGACTGGTGGGGGCGGCCCGTCGGGCCATCGGTGTGCCCTACGTGTGGGGAGGCTCCTCCATCCCACCAGGCCTGGACTGCTCAGGCCTGGTCTACTGGGCGGCCCAGCAGCTCGGCCTAGGGTGGCCACGCCTGACAGCCGCCGGCTACCAGTCCGGCTCCACCCCGGTGTCCATGTCCCAGGCTGTGCCCGGCGACCTGCTCTTCTGGGGCAGCCCCGCCCACCACGTGGCCATCTACTCCGGCCCGGGACGGATGGTGGAAGAGCCACGTGAGGGCCTGTCAGGCCGAGAGACCGCCATCTGGGGCTCGCCCACCGTCGGACGCTACCGAGGCTCACGAAAGTACGACGCCGGAGGATGGCTCCACCCAGGCCTGACCACAGCCGTCAACCACACCGGCCAGCGCGAGGCGGTCCTCACCGCACGCCAGTGGGACGACATCTCCACCCTGGCCACCCGAGGCACAGACAACCCCCTGGCCAGCCTCGACGGCGTCAGCCTCCAGCTCGTCCTCGACGACGGCACCTCCCTGGCCGCCCACCTGGAGGCCACCACCACCAGGCTGCTGGCCACACGCCGCTCCGTCACCGGGAGGAGACGCTGA
- a CDS encoding HK97 gp10 family phage protein, with product MPARFEIDRRGAQALLVSSGMRAAMLAAAQEVAQEASRTAPSRSGALAGSYRTESATARVRTRRGGVSERAAGRVLNDSPHAAAVEFGHAGPGGAPVAGAHTLGRLAGSKRAKASGRTVRRRRRR from the coding sequence GTGCCCGCGAGGTTCGAGATCGACAGGCGTGGGGCCCAGGCCCTGCTGGTCTCTTCCGGGATGAGGGCGGCGATGCTGGCTGCGGCTCAGGAGGTCGCCCAGGAGGCCTCCCGGACGGCCCCTAGCCGGTCCGGGGCCCTGGCGGGCTCCTACCGCACGGAGTCTGCGACAGCCCGTGTGCGCACGCGTCGTGGCGGGGTCAGTGAGAGAGCCGCTGGGCGGGTGCTCAACGACTCCCCGCACGCGGCCGCGGTGGAGTTCGGGCACGCCGGCCCGGGCGGTGCCCCGGTGGCGGGTGCTCACACGCTGGGGCGTCTGGCTGGCAGCAAGCGCGCTAAGGCGTCTGGCCGCACGGTGCGCAGAAGGAGGAGGCGATGA